A region from the Deinococcus planocerae genome encodes:
- a CDS encoding helix-turn-helix domain-containing protein — protein MKLHERLRELRSERGLRLKDVAETAGISVPYLSDLERGRTNPSLETLQTLAGAYAITVHDLLEGVEFYGDSTEGALPKGLADLVADPALGGQLTPDWVRTLSRIELRGKRPRDKQDWYEIYLHLKRILS, from the coding sequence ATGAAACTGCACGAACGACTCCGCGAACTGCGCAGCGAACGCGGGCTGCGGCTCAAGGACGTGGCCGAGACCGCCGGGATCAGCGTTCCGTACCTCAGCGACCTCGAGCGCGGGCGCACGAACCCCAGCCTGGAGACCCTCCAGACGCTGGCGGGGGCCTACGCCATCACGGTGCACGACCTGCTCGAGGGCGTCGAGTTCTACGGCGACTCCACCGAGGGGGCGCTGCCCAAGGGGCTGGCCGACCTCGTGGCCGACCCGGCACTCGGCGGGCAGCTCACGCCCGACTGGGTGCGCACCCTGTCGCGCATCGAGCTGCGCGGCAAGCGCCCCCGCGACAAGCAGGACTGGTACGAGATCTACTTGCACCTCAAGCGCATCCTGAGCTGA
- a CDS encoding carboxypeptidase M32 — protein MSMDELKRRLGQVSDLNAAAGLLSWDQETQMPPEGARVRGLQMATLEGLTHELFTAPRTAELLDAAGTPAGETDAAVVRVARRDFEKATRLPTEFVEEAARARNEAHHAWLDARERSHFATFAPHLGKMIDLARRRADLLGYEDHPYNALLDEYEPGMRSGQVRAVFADLRDRTLPLLRRVTAAGNAADYGVLTRPFSPEAQKAFAWRVAGEAFGLGPAFSRQDESAHPFQTNFSREDVRITTRVEAYWPACLFGTWHETGHAMYERGVAPRWERTPVSAGASLGVHESQSRLFENLLARSRPFWERYLPALAKVAPEVTAGLDADTIYRAVNRVQPSLIRVEADEVTYNFHVMLRFELELALLEGTLRVAELPEAWNAKMHDYLGLTPPDDARGVLQDIHWSAGLIGYFPTYTLGNLLSVQLLEAARRDPEIAAGIERAEYAPLLAWLAEQVHSHGRSLTPAELTERATGRALSADPYVAYLHAKYEDIYGLKAEG, from the coding sequence ATGAGCATGGACGAACTGAAACGCCGTCTCGGGCAGGTCAGCGACCTGAACGCCGCCGCCGGGCTGCTGTCCTGGGACCAGGAGACGCAGATGCCCCCTGAGGGGGCCCGGGTGCGGGGCCTCCAGATGGCGACCCTGGAAGGCCTCACGCACGAACTGTTCACGGCCCCGCGCACCGCCGAGCTGCTGGACGCGGCGGGCACTCCCGCAGGCGAGACGGACGCCGCCGTCGTGCGGGTGGCCCGCCGCGACTTCGAGAAGGCGACCCGGCTCCCCACCGAATTCGTGGAGGAAGCTGCCCGCGCCCGCAACGAGGCGCACCACGCCTGGCTGGACGCCCGCGAACGCAGTCATTTCGCCACCTTCGCCCCGCACCTGGGGAAGATGATCGACCTCGCCCGGCGCCGCGCCGACCTCCTGGGCTACGAGGACCACCCCTACAACGCCCTGCTCGACGAGTACGAGCCGGGGATGCGCTCGGGGCAGGTGCGGGCGGTCTTCGCCGACCTGCGCGACCGCACCCTCCCCCTGCTGCGGCGCGTCACGGCGGCGGGGAACGCGGCGGACTACGGCGTGCTGACCCGCCCCTTCTCCCCCGAGGCGCAGAAGGCCTTCGCGTGGCGGGTGGCGGGCGAGGCCTTCGGGCTGGGGCCGGCGTTCTCACGGCAGGACGAGAGCGCCCACCCCTTCCAGACAAACTTCAGCCGGGAGGACGTGCGCATCACGACCCGGGTGGAGGCGTACTGGCCCGCCTGTCTCTTCGGCACCTGGCACGAGACCGGGCACGCGATGTACGAGCGGGGAGTGGCGCCGCGCTGGGAGCGCACGCCCGTGTCGGCGGGGGCCAGCCTCGGCGTCCACGAGAGCCAGTCGCGCCTGTTCGAGAACCTGCTCGCCCGCTCCCGGCCCTTCTGGGAACGCTACCTCCCGGCCCTCGCCAAGGTCGCGCCCGAGGTGACGGCGGGACTTGATGCCGACACGATCTACCGCGCCGTCAACCGCGTTCAGCCCAGCCTGATCCGGGTCGAGGCCGACGAGGTGACCTACAACTTTCACGTCATGCTGCGCTTCGAACTCGAACTCGCCCTGCTGGAGGGCACGCTGCGGGTGGCCGAGCTGCCGGAGGCCTGGAACGCGAAGATGCACGACTATCTGGGCCTGACGCCCCCGGACGACGCGCGGGGCGTCTTGCAAGACATCCACTGGTCGGCGGGGCTGATCGGCTACTTCCCGACCTACACCCTCGGCAACCTCCTCAGCGTGCAGCTTCTGGAGGCGGCCAGGAGGGACCCGGAGATCGCGGCGGGGATCGAGCGCGCCGAGTACGCTCCCCTGCTGGCGTGGCTCGCCGAGCAGGTCCACAGCCACGGACGCAGCCTCACGCCCGCCGAACTCACCGAGCGGGCCACAGGCCGTGCCCTCAGCGCCGACCCCTACGTCGCCTACCTGCACGCGAAGTACGAGGACATCTACGGGCTAAAGGCGGAAGGCTGA
- a CDS encoding bifunctional folylpolyglutamate synthase/dihydrofolate synthase, with product MTPTPDLEWLFARQRFGVHPGLSRVRALLARLGDPQERFRAVLVGGTNGKGSTAANLASSLTAAGERTGLFTSPHLTRFAERFVVAGAELPPDVVREALGHVRPHAEAQGASFFEIVTALGCLLFAGAGVGVAVMEVGLGGRLDATNVLDPELSVITNVALDHTAILGETREAIAGEKAGILRAAHPAVTGVDADLLPLLEARGADLWALGRQVTLETTSLGWNGWDVRLRLPGAVLAFRTPLLGEHGARNAALAAAAAHRLGVGEGAIRAGAAGVRWPGRLEVLPWRGGRVILDGAHNPDGARALVSALRGLGVEHLPVVFGSAADKDVAGVAAALRAVASEVILTRAALSPRAADPADLAPLFEGLPVRLADSPGAALDLLPPGGLAALCGSLYLIGEVRPLVLGEAGEAWERWQ from the coding sequence ATGACCCCCACGCCCGACCTGGAATGGCTCTTCGCGCGGCAACGGTTCGGCGTTCATCCCGGGCTGTCCCGGGTGCGTGCCCTGCTCGCCCGTCTGGGTGATCCCCAGGAGCGTTTCCGCGCCGTGCTCGTCGGCGGCACGAACGGCAAGGGAAGCACCGCCGCGAACCTGGCCTCCAGCCTGACGGCGGCGGGGGAACGGACGGGCCTCTTTACCAGCCCGCACCTGACGCGCTTTGCCGAGCGCTTCGTGGTCGCGGGCGCTGAGCTCCCGCCGGACGTGGTGCGGGAGGCCCTGGGACACGTGCGGCCCCACGCCGAGGCCCAGGGCGCTTCCTTTTTCGAGATCGTGACGGCCCTGGGCTGCCTCCTCTTCGCGGGGGCGGGGGTGGGGGTGGCCGTGATGGAGGTGGGCCTCGGCGGAAGGCTCGACGCCACGAACGTCCTCGACCCTGAGCTGAGCGTGATCACCAACGTCGCCCTCGATCACACGGCCATCCTGGGCGAGACGCGGGAGGCCATCGCGGGGGAGAAGGCGGGCATCCTCCGCGCCGCTCACCCCGCCGTGACGGGGGTGGACGCCGACCTCCTGCCCCTGCTGGAAGCGCGGGGGGCGGACCTCTGGGCCCTGGGGCGCCAGGTCACGCTGGAGACGACCTCGCTGGGCTGGAACGGGTGGGACGTGCGCCTGAGGCTGCCGGGGGCGGTGCTCGCCTTCCGCACCCCGCTGCTCGGCGAACACGGGGCGAGGAACGCCGCGCTCGCCGCCGCCGCCGCCCACCGCCTCGGGGTGGGGGAGGGGGCGATCCGGGCGGGCGCGGCGGGGGTGCGCTGGCCGGGCCGCCTGGAGGTGCTGCCGTGGCGGGGGGGCCGGGTAATCCTCGACGGGGCGCACAACCCGGACGGGGCGCGGGCGCTCGTGTCCGCCCTGCGGGGGCTGGGGGTGGAGCATCTTCCCGTCGTCTTCGGCTCGGCGGCGGACAAGGACGTGGCGGGGGTGGCGGCGGCCCTGCGCGCGGTCGCGTCTGAGGTCATCCTCACCCGGGCCGCCCTCAGCCCGCGTGCCGCCGATCCTGCCGACCTCGCACCGTTGTTCGAGGGGCTCCCCGTTCGCCTCGCCGACTCGCCCGGGGCGGCCCTCGACCTCCTCCCGCCCGGGGGGCTCGCGGCCCTGTGCGGGAGCCTGTACCTGATCGGGGAGGTGCGCCCGCTCGTCCTCGGTGAGGCGGGGGAGGCGTGGGAGCGCTGGCAGTAG